Part of the Odocoileus virginianus isolate 20LAN1187 ecotype Illinois chromosome 9, Ovbor_1.2, whole genome shotgun sequence genome, tatgactgagtgactttcacttcactttttataataaattatagaaaataaataattgcatCATCCTATACTTATTGTTCTtcagcttcctttttaaaatttaacatgcCTAAGAGCTCTTTTCATATCCAAAAATATagatcttcattatttttttctaattttatataactttatatatatgaacatacagTGGTTTAGTTAAACCCTATTGATGAACCCTATTGGGGCTTCCatcatagctcagtaggtaaagaatctgcctgcagtgcaggagacccggttctattcctggtcgggaagatctcctggagaaaggaaatggcaacccactccagtatccttgcctggaaaatcccatagacagaggagcctggtgggctgcagtccatggagtcgcaaagagttgggcacgactgagcaactagtacTTCCTATTGATGAACATGTATTTTACTtttcctatcttttctttttacaaacaAAATGGGAGAGATTATTTCAAATATCTGTTACTTCAAACAGCTTTTCTATTTGTGGGTATGCTATCAATTCAATACACACTTTACCTGTTTATATTaggtcaaatatttaaataattcccAAGTCAAATCTTCAACACAGGATATATTCAGAGAAGTCTAGCTTCTTTTAAAaacctctcctcttttctcatttcttcctcttcccatagatggccatttaaaatttttccttccatttaaaaACAGATGTACATAgtgcttttgtttctgtctctccTTGCCTCCATCACTCTCTGCTCAATATGGAGAATTTCAGGTTACTTAAGATTATTGAAGTGAGGAACAAGACAGCAGCAAAAGCCAGAGGCAAAAACTTCTTGCCTGAAGGATGGGGACATGCCTGGGGAGAGTGCAGTGGGGTGGGTAGGACAGAGCTACCTGTGTTACTTGCCTGGAGCTCCAATATTTATTAGACTTCAGATGAGATCTGAAGTTGGGCAGTGGGCAGATGATAAAGCAGAAAGCTCTGCCATCAGGTCAAACAGATTTGGTTAGTCTGTCTAACTGGCTACTGGGTAAACTTACTGAGTACTCATAGAATATCTAGAAGATTAGCTCCCAGTCTTTGAAAATGTGCCTTCTAGCTACTTGGCAAAGGGGAAGCAAAACAGGGACAGCTCTGTACTGTTCCTGTGATTCTGACTTGATACAATTTACTTTAGAGAGCAGTTTGTTGATAAACATCCAATCtccaaagcaaaattaaacaaaacaaaactatgacaaacctagacaacgtattagaaagcagagagatcgctttgctgacaaaggttatTATTCTAAATTTAAAGAAACAGCTACCATAcagctttattttctaaatcttcaaGTTAAAAGCATATACTATCTTGAAGGTGTCTTTTCTGGTTGTGAATGCTTACCATAGATTTGCTGCAGTAATCTTAATATAAAATCTTTTGTCAGCTAGATAGCCAAATGTAGCTGTTCCAAAAGCAATGATAATCGCGTGATCCTTTCAACTCCtagtgtttcccaggtggctcagtggtaaagaatccacctgccaacacaagagatgcaggaggcgtgggttcaatccctgggttgggaagatcccctagaagaggaaatggcaactcactccagtattcttgcctggaaattctctcctcccatggacagaggagcctggcaagctacagtccatggggttgtgaagagtagCACATGAATGAACACAATTTAACCCATAtgctggaatttgaagtcaaacTCCAATTTGTGCAAAGTGTGTGCACAGGGCACTGAGCACAAAGGGACTCATTTATTTTCACCCTAAAATAGAAACTTTTGGTATTTATTAGTAAATTCAAACCCAGTTTGTGTGTAAAAATTCAAATTGTCTGACAATTATTAAACAAATTGTTCCATGCTTATTGCTAAAAGGCAATAATAGTAAAAGCTATGCATTCTGTGGCTTTTATTCTCAGAGTTAACAATAAACAGTCACATCTTACTATGAAagtgaatgaaaagtgaaagtcattcatcTCCTCACATCTTACTATAACTTTATATAAACTGATATCTTCGATTTAAGTATACAAATTCTACTAAGATTACTCAATTTTGCTTAGTGACAAACCCAGAATGAAGGCAGAGAGGCTTGGAGTCTTTTAAGAGGCATCTGTTGTTCCTACCTTTAATTTTTACCCAGAGCTCAGCAAGAAGGAGGAAAAGGatatcatctctctctcttactcttttcagtatttatttttatttatttatttggctgtgctgggtctcagttacagcatttgggatcttcgatcttggctgcagcatgcaggacatTTAGCTGTGGCGTGTGAACACTTAGttgtagcctgtgggatctagttctgtaatcagagactgaacctgggctccctgctttgggagtgcagaatcttagtcactgggccatcaaggaagtcccaataCCATCTCTTTATGACTCACTAGTCAGCttgagctgctataacaaaataccataggtTGGGTGACTTTAACAACAGAGAGgaattttctcatagttctagaggctggaaaattttttttcccatttatttttatattagttggaggataattacttcacaatattgtagtggtttttgtcatacattgacatgaatcagccatggatttacatgtattccccatcctgatccccgctcccacctccctctctaccctttccctctgggtcttcccagtgcaccaggcccgagcacttgtctcatgcatccaacctgggctggtgatctgtttcaccctagataatatacatgtttcgatgctgttctctcgaaacatcccaccctcgcctttagAGGCTGGAAATTTAAGCCACATGGgactattgagcacttgaaatatgacTAGTATGATGAAATATGCTGTAACAGTAATGTACACAAGAAATTTCAAAGACATAATaccaaaaaaaaggcaaaatatttcaaataatttttacattaattGCATATTGAAATGTCAATGCTTTGAACTTACtgcattaaataaaatgtattattaacaTTCAATTCacctatttatttttacctttttaatgtggctacatgaaaattaaaaattacctcCATGGTTTGCATTTGTGGTTTGTAGCCTGTATCCACTGGAAGCACAGCTTTACCTGTTGTCCCTTTGGGAATCTGGTTGAAAATGTCTTGGATCAGAGGCAGAAGTCATATCTTCCGCCTCTCCCTGCCCCATATTTTCATCTTAAGTGGCCTCATGAATTTCTTCTGTGGAGAAGGTAAACTTGGTCTCCCCACATTATATGGGCCtttctatgggaaaaaaaaatctatagaaaaagaaaatatgtctgCTGTTTTCATTCCTATCACCCCAAGAAAAGCACATAATATGAGAGCCATAAATTTTTGTTACAGAGGCTTACTTTGGCCCATCGATGGGTTAAATTCAACACAGTCAGCATTTCTGTTGCTCACTTTCTCCTGAGCATGTAAACGAAAATTCTATTACTTTCTAGCTCCGTTTCCTCTGTGAGGCTCCTGTGAGAAAGATAAAGTTATATAAACTGTGGGTGCTTGaacagtatttattgaatgactgaTAACAGAGGAAACAGTTCTATGTCTCAGTTTATAGATAGAATAGATAAAGAGGAACTTCGTGTTTTAAGGGAAAGACCCGAATCCCTGGGTCTTTCCCAGCTGCTTCTCCAGCTCCAGTCATGCTGTCGGAAGTGTATACGAtggaggtggtgctggtggtggggaGTCAGTGGCcgaatctcttttttttttggtagaagtAGCAGTGTGTATTATCTTCTCCGAGTTCGCGGAGTTGGCGGTGGCCGAGTTCACAACGGTGGCATTTGGGAAGATGTTGGTGTTGATGCTGGCAAAAGCATTGGCACTTTTGATTTTGGGCAGAACAGATAAATTATGATGTTTGGTCTGCATCATGACACTAACATTCTTTGtaatttttagcattttctgAGAGTCCTCTTCAAGCATGTGGAGCATTTCATTTTGTATGTAGTTTTTTATCATTTGAACCACTTTTGATCTAAtacaacattttttctttttgcatttatctAACTCTTTTTCGTCCATGCTGCAGTGCTCTTTGCATCTCCCCAAACCCATTACGCATCTTCTCAAGCCAAAGTATTCTgcacaaataaaagagaaaacaatgtgCTAAGGTTAATAACTAGATGTGATATTAAAATTGCTAGAGCGAGAGGAATAGGGTCAGAGTGAATTTGTTAATGCTGAATTAAAAGTACAGTGGTTAGGGACGTTGATGAAGGCAACAGGCAGGCCAAGAGAGTCTTTGTACATCTCTGAAATCCAAAATAAATCTCTAGTCTCTTCTCATTGAATAATTAAAAccttaagaagaaaaggaaactcatTTGCTTCAGGGTTAAGATTTTAGATCTCTAATATATAACATCTTAGACCCTTGTTGAGTATCATTATCTCTTCCCAGGATCCTAGGAAATATGGAGAAGAGTAAAATCTCTCACAAAAGTAACCCAAGAAAGAGTTTCAAAAGAGAACCAACTGGACTTTTCAGAAGATCTGGCTTCTTGCCAAACTCAGTGGTCTATGACCTCACCCTCCTTGACAATCACTTGACCTGTGGTTCCTGCAGCATGGTGTTCTATCATTTTCATCCTCTCTGGACACTATGTCCCTCAGAGATCTTATTTATTGTCATAGCCTTAACCTCACCTCTATGAAGATAATTCCTGCATTGTTATCTCTATCTCTAAATCCCCTGCTTAGTGTAGTATCTCATCTTCATCTGTTGGATGTTTTTCCATCCCAAtggttcatctattttttttttcctccaaatccaGAAGCTTCTTCTTCACTCAACAATTCAACAGATTTTCCATAAAGCACAAGAGATTTATGTAGCACCTACTGTCCACAGGCATTTCAATATTGTTCCTCACCAGAGAAAACACAGTAAAATACTTGTATTTTAAGCAGCTACACTGATTAACCTTATCTTACGTGGATTTTGAGAGTCAAATTTGACTTTACCGGAGATGACACAACCATACTTACTTATAACCCTTCTCTTAGGGTCCCAAGATAAAAAAATTAGACACATCTTTGGCTACTCTTTTACTTTCCCTTCCTTGACCCATTGCCCATTTAAAATCTGGATAATTCTTGTATTCTGAAACAAGTCTCAATATTTCTGTCTCCATTGCAGAAAACAATGGCCAATCTTCTGACTTAGCCATTTGCCCTGATGTGTTCCTAGAGACTCTTGGGTAATTTGGGGGTTTCCAGTAAAACAAAGGCTGAGAAAAGGAATGGAACTCTGTAGAAGTTTGAAAAAGTTGAGATGGAGAACATAGATCTGTTCCCTGAATCCtgagagtagattttttttttgagcataactttaagGTCTTCCTTCTTATTACACCAAAGTTTAAACTGATCAGACCTTTTACTTAGAGATGGTTTAAATTAGAAATAGAGCAAAAATGGGATAGACTTGGCCTGAATCCCAGGTGATAACTATGTAGAGGGCAAGGAGGCAGTTGTATATATTGAATAATTTCTGAGTTCACAAACAATACCCTACTTCCTTTGTAGCTCCATGTGTATCACCATCAGACACAGTCTGGGTTTGGAGCCTGTGGGACTACACGACGGATGGTAAATGACTGATGCAATATGAACTTTTCAGCTGTATCTTTGGGCATCTCATTTTCAGTGTCTCTTTGGGTTTCCATTATCAAGGACTGCCAAATCTCTGCTTCCTCCAACCACTCCCTCTTAGACCCAGGATTTCACATTACCTGTGTTCACCTGCCACTGTAGCATGAGGCTGGCAAAGATAGGGAAAAGGAGCTTCATGGCTGGGTGTCAGAGAAGAAGCCTTGGATCTGGGTTCGTATTCTTGAGCTCCAGCCTTTATTGGCATCTTCATGGCCTTAGGCTCTGAGCAGTCAAGTGCAGCCAAAGCTCACGGCAATTGTGTTTTCTATGATTCTGTTTGagaatgagttcagttcagtcgctcagttgtgtccaactcgttgtgaccccatggcctgcagtacgccaggcttccttgtccatcaccatttcctggagcttgctcaaactcgtgtccactgagtcagtgatgccatccaaccatctcatcctctgtcatccccttctcctcctgccttcaatctttcccagcatcagggccttttccaatgagtcagcccttcgcatcaggtgtggccaaagttctggagcttcaacttcagcatcagtacttccaatgaaggACTACCTGAATACCTCATGCAAGAAATTTCCTGTTCTTAATCCTGGGGGGAATTATAAGACACATAAAACATGAAAGAGAACACAAGCTCTTTAGATCTCTTCCTCTTAAGATTAATGTAGGGCAAGAGTAGTATATCTGCTTTCCCCCTTGTGAGCCTAGAGTTAGGCCTAAGGCATTTAATGTATGAGATTCAGAAGAGCAGAGCTTGCTATAGCCATAGACTCCTGGGGGATAGAGATTTTGTCTTTTCTGCACTCTTTTCTCCATGGGTGCCGAATTAACATGAgaactcaatacatatttgttgaatgagtttgTGGGAGGCAGTTCTTGGCATAACtttagcttctttaaaaaaatgaaatgtaattaacatataacattatattagtttcaagtagaAGTGAagatgttagtcgctcagccatgtctgactcttcgtgaccccatggactgtagcccgccacgctcctctgtctatggaatttcccaggtacgaacactggagtgggttgccatttccttctctaggggatcttcctgactcagggatcaaacccaggtctcctgcagattctttactgtctgatccgcCAGGGAATGATTTGATATCTGTATATATccacagaagtggaattgctggactatatggaagttctatttttaactttttgaggtaCCTCTATATTATTTCTACAGtgactgaaccaatttacatttctaccaacagtgtacatagattcccttttctccttgccattctcatctttgccaacacttatcTTGTTTTCTTGGTGATAGATATTCTATCTATcaatgaggtgatatctcattgtgcttttgatttgcattttcctaaatgccttttcatgtgcctgttggccatctgtatgtcttctttggaaaaatgtctattcagatccgctgcccattttttaattgatctttttctTGGCGTGGAATTGtcgactttacacatggacatcaccaaatggtcagtgccgaagtcagattgattacaCCATTtgtagccaaaggtggagaagctgtatacagtcagcaaaaacaagacctggagctgactgtggctcagatcatcagcttctcacagcaaaattcaggcttcttAATAAATAGTGGTCCAATATTTCTACAAGTATTTAGCTggttagaatattttctttttttacacttCTTTTTGGAACTTGACCCATTATTTTTTGCTGAAATATTtcagagtgaaagtcgctcagtcatgtctgactctttgcaaccctatggaattctccaggccagaatactgcagtaggtaacctttcccttctccagcggatcttcccaacccagggattgaacccaggtctcccacattgcaggcagattatttacgagctgagccacaaTTCAAGGtaaattataaatacaatatttcatttctatacattctagtaaacatttttttcatttatttttattagttggaggctaattactttacaatattgtggtggtttttgtcatacattgacatgaatcagccatgggtttacatgtattccccatcccaatcccccctcccacctccctcctccacccgattcctctgggtcttcccagtgcaccaggccaaagcacttgtctcatgcatccagcctgggctggtgatctgtagtaaacattttttttttttttaaataggctaTTTTGCAACATGGCCAACATAATATCATCACACTtagcaaaattaataaaatttccaTAATATTTAACAATTACTACTCAgtctattttcaaatatctttaattattccaaatttttttttaaacaactgattTGTTCACACTAATATTCACTCCAGGACCAGTCAATTTGAAGCTTTCTCTAAGTTAACATCAAATTTGCTTGACATGGGTGTGTCAagaagtgatttttctctttttcttttgactcCGCAACATGGCTCTGAGATCTTATTaaatagttccccaaccagggatcgaacccaggacctCAACAATGaaagctgagtcctaaccactggacccccagggaattctcTCAGGTGATTTTTAATCTTGGGAGATACAGTGCACATGCATTTTTTTTGAGAATTGCACACACAGGGTAAAAACTCTAACAGTCTCGacttccttttgaatttttaagattttccttGATACTAGAGAATTCTTTGGTCAATATTTCGAAGTCTCTAGATGTGCATGAGTCTTACAGAATGATTACGAAAGTATGATGTTTGTCATTTCCTAGGAGTTCTCTTAAAGTTTTGAAACTCATGATATTTGGACAGCTAGTAAGAAAATTTGCTTTGTCCACTAGGTGACACTTGAAATCTGGAATGCCTGAATTTAACATGAATGGAAGTCAATGAAAACCAGAACTTAGCCATTCATGGAGCTTATGAttgaagaaaaggggaaagatgCATGACTGCAGTGGGTTTTTCAAAGTCTGCAGGAATATCACATGGAGTGTTTTAACTGGGAAAAATGCCTAATATCCTCGATTGCCTCTTAGTCTGATATAATGGGTAGATTAAGAACACAATTTTGACTAACCTGAAAGTTTATCCATAATTTctaaagtttatcaattttattgctccaaacattttctaatttgttgttgctcagtcgcgcagtcatgtctgactctttgcaaccccatgaactgcagcatgctaggcttccctgtccttcactgtctcctggagtttgcataaactcatgtccattgaatcagtgatgccacccaaccatctcatcctctttcagccctttctcctcctgctttcaatctttcccagcatcagggtgttttctaatgagtcgggtCCTCATATAAGGTGACcgaagtattgcagcttcagcttcagtccgtccaatgaatattcagggttgatttcctttaggattgacaggtttgatctctgctatccaggagtcttctccaacaccacagttcaaaagcatcaattcttcagcacttggctttctttatggtccaactctcacatctgtacaaaactactggaaacaccatagctttgactagatgaacctttgttggcaaagtgatgtctctcctttttagtatgatgtctaggtttgtcctagcttgtcctgcaaggagtaagcatcttttaatttcatgcagtcactatctgcagtgattttggagcccaacaaagtAAGATTTGTCACTgttgtcattttttccccatctatttgccatgaagcagtgGGACAAGAGgtcataatctttgtttttgaatgttgagttttaagccagttttttcactctcctctttcaccttccttaagaggctctttagttcctcttagccttctgccattagggtgttgttatctgcatatctaaagttgttgacatttctcctggcaatcttgatttcagcttgagcttcatctgacctggcattttgcataatgtactctgcatataaattaaataagcagggtgacaatatacagccttgatgtactcttttcccaatttggaaccagtctgttgttccatgtctggttctaactgtggcttcttgacctgcatacaggttttgaaggaggcaggtaaggtggtctggtattcctatctcttttccacagtttgttgtgatccacacagtcaaaggctttagtgtagtcaatgaagcagaagtagatgtttttctggaattccctcgctttttctaggatccagcagatgttggcaatttgatctctggttcctctgccttttctaaatccagcttgttccTGTAACTAttgttttatacttaaaaaatcaGGAGTAACTCTAACTGAGGTAAGTATTTTGTTGAGCCCTTCCCTACGTACACAATTTTCTCTCAATGGATAGCTTTTCAAGATAACATTTTTacactaaaattatttattaaaaaataattttattatttttgactgtgttggattggatctttgttgctgtgtggactttctctggctgcagaggttgggggctactctttagtttctccttgcaatggcttctcttgttgtggagcacgagTTCTAgcatgcacaggcttcagtagttgtggcacatgggcttagctgccccatggcatatgtaatcttccctgatcaggtgctgaacacatgtcccctgcactggcaggaggattcttagccactggaccaccaaggaactactgaaattatttttagagaaaatttttttcttcatttttctggacATCTGAAGGTGTAGGTGGTCCTTCTGGACTTACTAGCTTTCCTCTCTTGTATCCAGCTGTAATTTGGCCTAGAGATAACTCTGATCTCTCTGGAGTGTCTTATCAAAGAATGAAATGTATCTCTGGTTTAGATTTTAAAACCTTAGGAAACTCTCCAGAAAAATCCCCAAACTGCATTATCACAGGATTTATTTTCTAGACTAGAAGATATTGATTATCCTCTGTGAATAGAGTCTCAGTTCAGGTTTGGAAACTTGTGAAAAGTATTGTCCTTTCTGACAGTCCATGCTCTTTTTACTATCACTTGGACCAGTCATGAAGCTTTTCTAGATCATTGTAAGGAATGCTGACATCTTGGTATGAAAtttaatgttatattaatttcctattgctgctgttacaagttacaaaagaaaattagtggcttaaaacaacacaagttTATCATCTTATTGTTGTGAAGGTTATAAATCCCAAATGAATCTCACTGGGTTTAAAAgcaagatgtcagcagggctgtATTCCCTCTGGGGAGCCTAGGAGCaaatctttccttgtttttccagcttctaaaggACTGAATATTTGGACTCATGGgcctttcctccatcttcacatcTAGCCGTGTGACGTTGTCAAACTTTCCCTGACACTGACTGTCCTACCGCCCCAGTGATCCTTGTCATTACACTGGACCCATCCAGATAATCTAAGACAATCTCCTTATTTTAAGGTCAGATGATTAGCAGCCTTAATACTATCTACAGCCTTAATTCTCCCTTACCATGTAACATCACGTATTCATGGGTTCTGGTTATTAG contains:
- the DEFB129 gene encoding beta-defensin 129 — translated: MDVTTKEYFGLRRCVMGLGRCKEHCSMDEKELDKCKKKKCCIRSKVVQMIKNYIQNEMLHMLEEDSQKMLKITKNVSVMMQTKHHNLSVLPKIKSANAFASINTNIFPNATVVNSATANSANSEKIIHTATSTKKKRDSATDSPPPAPPPSYTLPTA